The genomic window AAACACCGTTCTGGCAAAAAAATGAAACTTCCATCCATCACCTTACCGCTAAGCGTCTTCTTCCTCATTAGTAGCGCTGTTATGTCCCAACTATCGGGACAAACCTCGCAAAATGTCAGGCCCCTCACGGCAGCAGCGGGCGAGAACTGGGTGATCCGGTGGAATCGCTCAGATGACTTCAATGCCAGAGAGGTCGATTGGCGGAAATGGCAGAAGAGCCCCGAGCAGTTCAGTGGCTGGAGATGGGACAATGAGCGAAACGTCACGGCCCAAGATGGGCTGCTGAAGATCACACTCCGCAACGACTCCCCGGCGATGAAAGGAAAGAACGAGAAGGACAGGGAGGGCAGAGCCTACACCTCTGGGATGCTGAAGTCGTATGCGAAGGGAACCAATGGCTACTACGAGGCCCGAATCAAGGGGGCTCCGATGTTTCCAGGAGCAAGCCCCGCCTTCTGGCTTTACAGCACGATCGACGACACAATCACTCCGGCTGGAGAGGCGCGATACAGTGAAATTGACATCGTTGAAATGACGCAGAGGCAATCGCAGAAGGAAGGGAATGAACGAATCACCGACCATAACCTCCACGCCATCTTATCAAACGGAAAGCCGGGGGTGCCGGGACGCGAGTGGCATCGGCCAAACGATGAACGTTTCCGCGAGGCTCAAGCAAACGAATACCGCACGGCGTTCGACCCGAGGACGGATTTTCACACCTACGGATGTCGGGTCGAAAAAGACATGATCATTTGGTATGTCGATGGCGTGGAAGTGGGACGGAAGCCCAATAAATTCTGGCATCGACCCATGTCTGTTGCGCTTTCGCTTGGACTGCGCGCACCCTATTTCAAGTGGAAAGACAACAAACTGGTTTTGGATGGGGAGGTTGGTGCTGGCGAATTCCCAACTGAGATGCTCGTGGATTATGTGAGAGTTTGGGAACTCGATGGCAAGTCGGAATAGCAGCAGTCATCTGTGCGCATGGTTCAAGCACAGAAGGCCAGAACAAAGGCGCTGCTGGACAATGCCTTTGCCGACCCCGACATGGAGGCCCTACGGCAGAAGGTGAATGAGATGATCCTGAATGGGCGGAGGTAGCGCGCCGCTGGCGTCGATGTTCACCACAACGAACGCGATCAACACCACCGGCGCGAGCGGCTTCATCGAGTTCTATGTGCAGACACGCGATCTCTTTGCCACGAACAATTGCGGCTGGACGATGCAAGTCTCCTCCGACAACGGTGCGACCTGGAACACGCGACTGAGCGAGGATTGGAACGCTGAAACGGTCTCGCTGAGCAATGTGGTCATCAATGCGGCCGGTGCGGTCGCTGGCAGCACGACGGTGACCTGCACCAGCACCGCCGGGCTCACGACAAGCCGCAGCGTGCTCGCCGCGCCGGTGAATGTGACCATCGGCATCACGAGCGGCAGTTCCACCGCGACCTGCACGAACACCACGGGCCTCGTCGAAGGCATGTTCATCACCGCCACGGGCATCCCGAACAACACGCGCGTCGGCCCCATCACGGCGAACACGTCCTTCACCCTCGTCACCGGCACGACGGCCACTTTGGTGAACGCCACCGCGACCAATGCTGCCGCCAACGCCGCTGCGAACTACTTCGCTGGCAACGCGACCGTGAGCAGCATCACGAACGGCACGACCTTCGTGCTGAACACCGCCGCCTATGCGAACACGAGCGCCGCCCCCATCGGCACCGCTTTCGCCACGACGGTGAACCACGGTTACCAGCTCTTCCATTATGACCTCGCGGGTGCAGAACTCGGCACGCAGACGAAGATCCGCTTCCAGGCCACCGGCTATGCCGCCACGGCTCCGACTCGCACACCGCGCATCAGCATTGACGACATCGTCATCGCCACCACCGCACCGCCTCCGACCATCACGCTGGCGATGTTTGACGACGGCCTACACGGCGATGGCGCGGCCAATGACGGCGTCTGGGGCGCGGCGATCCCCGCGCAGAACGGCGGCACGACCATCAACTTCAAAGTCGTCGCCACCGACAACACGAACGCCAGCTCCACCAGCCCCGGCAGCGGCAACTACCTCTACACGGTGAACAACCTGCTCACCGATGCCACCATCGTCGGCGCGGAGTTCCTCACGCTGCCGAAGTCAGACGGCGTGACCTTGAACCTCATCGCATCGGTCAATCAGCAGGTCTTTGTCGAATACGGCACCGCTCCCGGCCAATACACAGCGAGCACCACGCCCGCGACGTTCAACATCGACAACGCCAAGCCAGAGTTCAAAAACCCGATCCGCATCCCGATCACCGGTTTGCAGCCCGACACTGAGTATTACTACCGTGTGCGCCATCGCAATGTCGGCGCTCCCTTCTACAGCGCCCGCGGCGAGCGCAGCTTCCACACCGCTCGGCCTCGCGGCACGACCTTCAGCTTCACCGTCACCGCCGACCCGCATATCGACGTGAACACCGACATGCAACTCTTCTGGCGTGCGATGCAGAACATCAGCCTCGACCAGCCCGACATCCATCTCGACGTGGGCGACATCTTCATGACCGACAAGCTCGCCGACGGCCTGCTCGGCGTGCCGCCGAAGTGGGGCGGCGGCGTCACGATCAATCAGACGAGCATCAACAACCGCGCCATCATCTTCCGCAATGCCTTTGAGCGTGCCTGCCACAGCATCCCGTTCTTCTTCGGCCTCGGCAATCACGAGGCGGAATACGGTTACCTCTTCACCGCCGCCGCTGACAAGCAGAACAACATCCCCGCCTGGGACCTGAAGGCCCGCAAAGCCTTCTACCCCGCGCCGACGCCTGACACCTTCTACACCGGCAATCCAACCCCGAAGGACTACACCGGCGGCACCCTCGGCTTGTTGGAAGACTACTACGCCTTCGAGTGGGGCGAGGCCCTCTTCATCATGCTCGATCCCTTCTGGAACACCAACACGAACCCCAACTCCTCCAACGACGCGTGGAACTGGAGCCTCGGAAAAGCGCAGTATGACTGGCTGCGTGACACGCTGAAAAACAGCAGCGCGAGATACAAGTTCGTCTTCATGCACCACATCGTCGGCGGCAGCACGCAGGCCATCATCAACAACGTGCCCACGCCGCAGTTCGCCGCACGTGGCGGCATCGAAGTGAGCGACAAATACGAGTGGGGCGGCAAGAACATCGACGGCAGCCCCGGCTTTGCCACCAAGCGCCCCGGCTGGGACATGCCCATCCACGATTTGCTCGTGATGAACAAGGTGAACGTCGTCTTCCACGGCCACGACCACCTCTACGGTTACCAGACCCGCGACGGCGTCGTCTATCTCGAATGCCCGCAGCCCGGCACGCCGAACTACACCAGCCTCGGCAGCGCCGTGGACGGTCAATACGTCAATCTCGGAGCCAACAGCACCAGCTACCTCCTGCCGAACAGCGGCCACATCCGCGTCACCGTCGGCCCCGATCAAGCCGTCGCCGACTACGTCCGCAGCTACCGCACCGCCACCGACCCCATGCCGCCCGATGCCAGCAGCGTCTTCAACGACGAAACGCCCACTCGCATCAACCGCAGCATCTCCCACAGCTTCGTCCTCGCGCCAAAGGTCAGCCCCCCCATCGAAGTCGCCAACGTCGCCCCCGGCCAAGTCGGCCTCCGCTGGAACGCCATCCCCAACAAACCCTACCAAATCCAATGGAGCACCGATTTGATCACCTGGACCACCATCGAGACCCTCACCTTCACCAACACGAACACCAACGCCACCTACACCGACAACCTCCCTGCGCGTGTGAATGGTCAAAGAGCGTTTTATCGGGTGATGTGGAATCCGTGAGGCGAAAAGTGTGATGCAGACATTCTTGTCTGCAAGACCGCCAGGAAGCTCACGCAGACAGGAATGTCTGCATCCCTCTTCACAGAATCCCGACAAAAAGCCGCCGGTCATGATCCGATCAGCAAAGCCAGTGATGGCATGGCGCACGGTTCGTAGGTCCAGAAGTAGGCCATAGAATGACGGCAGTAGAATTTCAGAAACAGAAAACCCAGATCCCAAAGATTCTACTGCCTCCATTCTACTGCCTGTGGATTCGGCTTTGAACGCTTTGAGAACATCTGGCGCGGCAAGATGTCGGCCAAGCTCTCGCGTATGCGTTTGTTATTCATGCTCATGACCTTCACGCCCTCGTTCATCTTCGCGCTGCTTCTGGTTCCATTCGCAGCGCTCCATGCCGACCCGGTCAGCGTCACCGACCGCAGCATCGTCTTCAAACACACGCACACCGATGCCAAGGCAGCGGACAACACTTCGGGCTACAATCTCGGGCCGAGTGTCGCGGTGCTGCCGGATGGGCGGGTGATGTCGGTTTGGTTCTCCGCACCGAGCGAGGGGGCCGCGTCGCAGCGGATCATGCAGGCGTTTTCATCGGATCAAGGCCGCACCTGGGGCGCGGCGAGCGTGTTGCAGGACTCTGAGGGCCGGCCTGACTTCGATCCGGTGTTGCTGGTGGCGGGCAAGGAGACGTTTTTGTTCTTCTCGTCGTTCGATCCGCAGCTCGACATCTATGTGCGCCGCAGTCATGACTCGGGCGTGAGCTGGTCAGAGCCGCATAAGCTGAATCAACCGAATCACACCACGCGATCGAACGGCATCCAGCTCACCACCGGCGAGTTGCTCGTTCCGCTGCATCTGCGCGGCACCAAGGCCGGCGGCGTGATGAAATCGAGCGATGGTGGCACCACCTGGAAACGCTTTGGCCAGGTCGCAAATCCCGAAGGTCAAGGCGGCGAGCCCACTATCGCCGAGATGCCATCGGGAGCCGTTCACATGCTTTTGCGCACCAAAGACGGCCAGCTCTGGCGCTCAATCAGCCGCGACAAAGGCGAGACGTGGAGCGACGCGGAGAAGACCGGCCTCACCGCCACCTCCAGCGCCTCTCATCTGCTCTGCACACGCTCCGGCACGCTCATCGTCACGCACAACCCCGGCCCCGTGCCCCTGCGCTTCCCCCTGCACCTGCGCCTGTCACGAGATGAAGGCCTCACATGGAGCGAACCCATCCTGCTGGCCGACCGCCCCACCAAGACACCCGGCTGGTCGATCTGCTACCCCACCCTCACCGAACTGCCCGATGGCACCGTCCTCGCCATCTGGGCACAGATCAAAAGTTCGACTGGTGAGGTTTACGGGGACATCCACACGGCACGGATCGTTTTGAAGAAGTAAGTAGCAGGATACAAACCCTGCCGCTCCTGCTCACTCTGCTGGAAGCGCTGCGATTAATGCCTTTAGGTGTCAACTTACAGCCACATGAAGCAATCGAAGCCTATTTCGAAAAAGAATCAGCTTATCCCCTTCCAGGACCCCAGTTTCGGTTATGGGGACTTCGAAGGCTTTTTTGCTGATTATCTTAATTTGCATCCGGTCATCAAAATCAGCCGGGATGGGGCCGAACTGACAGGCAGGATCACGAATGCCTGGCGATACGAAACCTCTGGTGATGCACAGAACGGCATCGACATCCGAGCCGAGGTGCAAGTGCAGCAATCCGATGGCAGCACTCGTGAAGAAACGTGGGGCTTCCAGTGCAAACACCGCGTCAAATGGTCGGCCTCGCAGACGAAGGCTGCCATTGCCTTAGCAAAGAAGAAGTTCCCCGCAGACTTCCACTTTCTACTGGTGACCTGCGACCTGAGCAGCAAGACCGTGAACGAGGGCCGGTCACACTCAGGCTGGCAGCTTTGGAGCCGGGGCGAGATCACCGCTCGTGTGCGGGTGCTGACGAATCGCGATGAGGCAGCTCGACTGATAAACACCTACTTTGGGGCGCATTGGGCGGAGGAAATTTTGGGAATCACTGGCAGTGGCCCACTCCAGGCCTGCGGTGCCTTTTTCGCGCGACAGATGGACCAGGAGTGCCTCTTCCACCACAGAGCCAAGGTAGAAGGTAGGCAGGAGGAACTGAAGCAGATACACGCATTCCTGGCGGATGTGGGTAAACAACTGCTCATCTTGCCGGGACCGGGCGGCAGCGGGAAAAGTAGGCTTCTCAAGGCGTTCAGCCAGTCGCTCTCGCCCGCACACCGAGCGAAGTGGACCATTCGATTCTTCGATGACATCGGTGTGCAGCTTACTGAGCTTGATCTTCAGGCCCTTGAATCCACTCCGGTCGTCATCGTGGACGACGCCCACCGGCGGGAGTTGGAGCCACTGCTTCGTCTCGCGCTCCGTTCGAAGACGACAAAGGTGATACTCGTCACGCGTCCGCAAGGCAGGACCCTCATTCAAGGAGCTGCCACAGCAGCGAACGTGGGTGCCCCACTTATTGAGGAGATGCCCACACTGAAGCGATTGACTCAAAAGCAGATCACGAGCATCGCCGAGTCACTGCTTGGAGACCAGTTTCGCGCACTGGCACCAGAAGTAGTGACACAGGCTCATGGCTGCCTGCTAATCGTCGTCGTCGCTTGTGAGTTGATCCGCCAGAGGCGACTCACGGAAACACACCTAGCCTCGAACAAAGACTTCGAGCGGGAAGTTTTTGTGCGGTTGATTGATGAGAACATTGCCCGCCTCAGGCTCATCACTGCCCGCGAACGTATCGACAGGATGCTCGACCATCTCTCGTTGGCTGGCCCCATTCCGCGCGATGGCCCCTGGTTTAACCTCTTGGTTCAGGACATCGGGAACGACGTGAAACCCTCCGAAGTTCGCTCCTGGATGGAAGGACTGAAGCTCACCGGATTGCTCACGGAGAATCGAGAGGGCTATCGCGTGACACCTGATCTTCTCGCTGATCACTTGCTGTATCGCCGAACCTTCGATCCATCGCATCGCGATCAAGGATATGCGGCGGACTACCTCGCTAGCGTGCCCGAACAGCTTCAAAACGAAGCCATGATCCGCTGTTTGCCAAATCTGGCGGAAGCGGAGTGGCGCGCGCGATGCGAGTCAGAAGGACAGCAGCAGTCGGTGGTCGAACCGCTACTGGCCTCATGGATTGACCAGTTCCGCAGTGCTAGTTTTCATCGTCGCCGTGAGTTGCTTGGTCACTGGTCACGCTTCGGCGTGTATCTGCCGGAGCAGACTCTCCGAATCGCACAGTTGGCACTCAACCTCACTCGCAGCGACGCGCCGAGTGAAGACGGTTTCTTTGGTCCCACGCACGATGCTCACGATGACGTCATCGATGCGGTCACCCCGCTATTGAAGGACGTCGCCCTTCATCACCCAGATCACATGCACGAGTGTTTTGACCTGCTCTGGGCCATCGGCTGCGATCAGCCGAAACGCTGGATGCACAGTAACCAATACCACCCGCTCAATGCCATCACCGAAGTCTCGGGGCTGGAGTTTCGGAAGTCGCTTATCGTCAACGACCGAGCGCTCGCATGGATCGAAATGCAATTCACCAAGCCGGAGGTCATTGAGCGCCTTAAGACACCTGTCTGGTGGTTTAAAGCACTGTTAGCATCTTTTCTCAAACACAGCATCGAAGTCAATCAGTATGACTCCGACTCTGGAGTGTTCACCATTGAGCAAATCCCGGTTGATGCGGCCAAGGTGCTAAATCTTCGAGACCGCGTGTTCACGCTTGCCTCGAGATTGGCAGAGCTAGGTGACGAGGGAGTCGCCATGAATGCACTCAGTATTCTCGGTGAGGGTGTCCGAATGGTTGACGAGCCTGGGCTGAAGGAGAATCGCAAACTCCAGCAGAATTGGCTGCCTCAGCGTCGTGATGCTCTGGGGCGAATTGCCTCCATTGCCCAGCGTTATCAGTCTGGATCAATGCACTGGGCCATTTGGCATGAGCTGTGGTGGCACATCTGCTACGAGCCCGGCTACCTGCTGCGGTCTGAGGTCTGGCAGTTGTTTGATCTGCTTACCGACACTTTCGAGCTTCGTCTCGTGAGAGCCACCTGCTCATCAGGTGATTCCGAGATCACTCCTAACCTCAAACGCGATGCGATCCTGAACCGGGAAGAGCACTCGTGGGAGCAAAGCCGCGAGCTATGGGGCCAAGTTTGCGCCCGTGTGGCAATCGAACTGGCCCAACGTCATGTGGACGCCCGGTGTCTCCACGATTTCCTCGCAGATTTCATCCAGCGGGCCGCGGTCCTGGGGTTCAGTCCCACTCTGAGCACTGTTCTTCTTCCGCTCGCAAAACACGCTCCGGCTCTCGCGGAGGCCCTAGCAAATGAAATCATTGCCTCTACACAGCACGAGACTCAGCACGCCTTTGGGGATCTCGTGGATGGCCTCAGTCCGACCGATAAGCCTTTGCGCCTTGATCTCGTAAGAGCTGCCATTCACTCCTCGAAACCTACGCTTCAGGAAGAAGCATCACGAGTGCTATTCTGGTGGCGTAGACAATCTCGCCTACCCGACGATGGTCGGCAAATATTGCTCGAACTCGTGCGCACAGCCTCGCAACAAATTGTCCGCACCGCGCTGAGTCAGGCATCCCTCATGCCGGATGCGGCGGACTCCTTTGCCAAAGATCTTCTGGAAAGTGTGCTGGCGAATCCTACGACGGATGACATCACGGAGCCGCTGCTGGCTGCTCTGGACCGTGCCGAGAGGAAAGGCGATACCCAGCTTCCCGGTTCACTTGTCACAATTGCTCTGGCCAGACTCGTTAAGGTGCCCAGGATTCATGGAGCGATGGAGCGGTATCACTTAAATCATCTCATCCAAACTCATCCCTGTGAGGTATTCGAGTTCTACCGGCAGCGAATCGAGTTCAGTCGCGGTCTTGCACGCCAAGACCCCATGGACAGGTCCACTTATGACGCGCTGCCCAGCTACGGAGATAATGTCTCACTGGCTTGTTTTGCCAAGCATCCATCCTTTGAACTCAGGTTTTGCGAACTGAGGGATGAAATGATCCAACTCGTGCGCACAAAGGCCGAATCCGGTGACAATCGCCGCATTTTCGAATACGGCGGTCACCATTGGAAGCTCCGTCAACTCGCTCGATGGATGTTGGAGGACTCGGGCGGAAAATATGCCGATCTAATCAGCTCTTGGCTGCCAGAGATCAAGTCGTTGCACGACCTCTGGCTCTTCCTCGATGCCGCTATCGGTAACTCACCAACCTTCGTGCTTGGCCACCCGTCCCTGTTGGAACGCTTGCTGACGCATCTCGACCAAGCCCTTCCTGAACACAAAGAGAAGGCAACGAAGCATTTGATGTCTGGCATCAGCCACAAAGTCGGCTCCACAAGCGGACTTCGATGGCGCAGAAATCGTCAAGAGAGCGAGGAAGACACTAAACGACCGATTATGCCGAGCGTTGAAAAGCTCATCAAAGATCACGCCAATCAGCCGACGCTGTCCGCGTTCTATCGTGAACTACTCTCCGAGTGTGAATCAATGCACGACCTCCACCGCCGCGCCGACCGTCAGATACCCGATGACGATGATCTTTGATCCCGCTCGTATGATGACGCCCACCTTAACGTTCCTCACCGCTCTCTTCCTCGCGCCGCTCTCTTCCTCGCGCCGCTCACGAAGATGCACGCCGCTGAACTCACCGTCGGTGCAGGTGGCTTCAAAGCCATCGGTGAAGGCGTGGCGGCGTTGAAGGTGGGGAATGCGCTGACGATCATGCCGGGAGAGTATCGTTAGAGTGTCGCGGCGACGCTGGTGGGCACAGCGGAGGCACCTATTGCGATCTGGGCCTGACTGGCGGGTAGTGTTCTGATGCATGGCGATGTGGATTTGAGCGAGTTCAAGCCTGCACCTGATCCCCGCATGATGAGCGGCTTCGATGTAGCGAAGGGCAGGCCGAAGAATTGAGTGCGCTCACGTCCCCACCAACCCATTCGGCTTCCGCCACTTCACGCGGGCGAGGTTGAGTTCGCCTGTGTTGGTTTTGGGGCACCAGGAGCCGTCGGTGATCCAGGATTCGCCGGGGCTGGCGTTGCAGACGCCGAAGTTGCCGTTGAAGGCGACGAGATCGGCGGCGTTCACGCCATCGCCGATGAGCGGGAGCACGACGCGCTCGGTGGCGCGGATGAGGCGGAGCGTTTTCGGGTCCACCTGCGCCACCCAGAGCGGCGCACGCCAGCGGATGACCTTTTCGTTGGTGGGATCGCGTCGCGTATAGACGAGGAAGAGGCCGTCGGAATGCGTGAGCCAGTGCTGCTGCGTGCTGTTCGTCATGAGCGGCGTGCCATCGTCCCAGGTCCACGGCTGCTGCGGTTCGTAGTGCAGGCCGTCATCGCTCACGGCGACGTAGCCTTTGCGATCCTCGGCGCGGATGGTGAGGTAAAAGCGGCCGTCGAACCGCGTGAGCGAGGGCTCGAGCAGTCCACGGCCGACGCTGTTGGTGAGCGCGTTGCCGGTTTTCTTGATGAGCAGCTCGTTGCCATCAAAAGAGCAGCGCACGCCGCACACGGAGCGTGGCTTGCCTTTGACGCCGAAGGTGAAGCTCATGAGAACATCGCCATCCGGCAGCACGTGGCGCTGGCCGCAGTTGTTCGAGTAGATCTCGGTGGCACGCGGGTCGTCCCACACGAGCTTGCGCCGCGGACCCCACGCGCCGTCTTTCCACACGGCGTAGATCGGCCAGCGCGGCGGTTGGTCGCGGAAGAAGCCTCGGTCGCGGTAGAAGACATTGTGACCGAGCGCGAGCACGCTGCCGGTCTGCGGATGAAACTCGGGCGTGATGTCGCAAACGGCCTCATTCAAGCCATCGGGCAGCTTTTCCCAACCCAGCGGCGGCGCGGGTGTGAAGTCGGTCCAAGTTTGGCCGAGGTCATCGGAGGTTGTCCAGTGCACATGCCCGAAGTGATCAGAGCCCATGATGGGCTGCGTGGTCATGAAGGCCTTCTTGCCGACCATGCAGGCTCGCGGATGGAACCAGGTGCCCTTGGGCAGTGTGGGTGTCTTCAGCACGACTTTCTCGATGGACTCGATGAGCGGGTCTTCGGCGGCGAAAACGTGTGTGTGAGCCGACGCGAGCGCGAGGCTGGCGGTTTGGAGAAAATGGCGGCGGGTGAGGTGCATGCAGTTGATTAAGACGCGTCGCACTGGCAGCGCTTTGCAGAAGTGGGCGCGAATGCCTGCCTGCGGCTGCCTTGACGCAATCCTGACAAATCTCCCGAGAATCGCTGAAGCCGTTTTGACGTGGCGGAGGTTTCATCGGTTACCATGAAAACGATTTCAATGCTTCTTCTGCTGGCGACGAGCCTCGCGGCCCACGATTTGACCACGAATGACCGGGAGGCACTGCGGGCGCACATCTTGGAGGAATGGATGGAGAAGGGAGCGCGGGCACTCCTGCCCGCCTCTTCTGGAACTGGCGGCGAAGCCGCGAAGATGAATGAAGCGGAGAGGAGTCTCCGCGCTCCTCTTCTCGCCTCCACGGCCTCGACGCTGCAACTCGCCGCTGCGGCAGCCGCGAACGCGGCGAATGCACCGCAGACCGCGAAGGCTTTTCTGCCCTTCACGAAGCTCGATCTCCGTGCGGACGGCGAGTTTCTCTATGTTGGCTCGAATGGCCTGCCGGATCACAATATGATGGTCGGTATCACCGCGTGGCAGCAGCAGGTGCCGCTGCCACAGCCGTATTTCGGCGAAAATGCCTGGCGCATCCCGCTGAAGCCCGTGCCGGCGAAGGAACCCGCCATGATCAAAGGCCGTTTCCTGCGCGGTGCGATCGCTTTGGCTGTGAATGGGATCCCGATCTTCAACCCGCAGAACAATCGCGGCGAGATCAGCTACGAAATCGGCGAGCTGGACGAGTGGGGCGGGCATTGCGGACGTGCGGATGATTACCACTACCACATCGCGCCGCTGCATCTCCAGGCGCAGGCCGGGAAGGGCATGCCGGTGGCTTATGCGCTGGATGGTTATCCGATCTATGGCCTCACGGAGCCGGATGGCTCGCCCGTGGCGAACCTCGACGAGTGCCACGGCCACGAATCGCCCAGCGGCTATCATTATCATGCGTCGAACAAGTATCCGTATGTCATCGGCGGCTTTCATGGCGAGGTCGTGGAGGCGGGCGAGCAGGTCGATCCGCAGCCGCGTGCTCAAGGCGTGCGCGAGGCCCTCACGGCGCTTCGCGGTGCCAAGATCACCGCCTTTGAAAGCACCAGCAAGGACAGCTACAAGCTCAGCTACGACGTGAATGGCGACAAACGCAGCGTCAGCTACTCGATCAAGGCGGATGGCACCTATCCCTTCCACTTCGACAATGGTCGCGACGGCACGGCGGATGAAGTCTATACCGCACGTCGTCAAGGCGGCGGCGGTGGTCGGCCGCCCGGTGGTGGTGGCCCCGAAGGCATGAAGGGCAAAGGAAAAGGCAAGGGACAGGGCAAAGGTGGTCGCGAAGGCGAGATGCGTCGCGGTGACGAACCTCCGCCGCGTCCCGGCGAGGAAGGTGGCCGCCCGCCGCGTCCGCAGGCCGAGGTGGAAGGCATCCTCGATGTGAATGGCGATGGCATCGTCACGGCGCAGGAGTTCGCCGACAATGCGAAGGCCAACGCTGCAAAGAAGGGCACCCCAATCGCCGATGCGATGATGAAGGCCAAAGAGCAGTTCAACACATTTGACCACAATCGTGATGGCAAACTCGACACCCCAGAGCTCGATGAGCTCGCAGGGAAAGCTCCTGCCGGTGACGACCCCCGACCCCGTGACAATGAACCTCCTGCACGCGAAGAGATGAAGCGCGGTGAAGGTGGAGGTCGTGGAGGCATGCAGGAAACGTTCGTCGCACTGCCGGATCAGCCTCGCAGCAGCGATGGCAAGTTCATGCTCAATAGCCCCGTGGTGGAAGACCTCAAGAATCTGCCCATTGAGTTCACTGGAGACGGAGACGGCATCAGCCCACCTCTCGAGTGGATCGGGGCACCCTCTGGCACACAGAGCTTCGCCTTGATCATGGATCATGTGACGCCTGATGGTGACAAGAAGTGGTATTGGACCGTCTATGACATCCCCGCGAGTGCCGCGAGCCTGCCAAAGGATTCGCAGCGCATCGGCAAACTCGGCACCGGCTTCAAAGGCGAAGTCGGCTAC from Verrucomicrobiaceae bacterium includes these protein-coding regions:
- a CDS encoding exo-alpha-sialidase, yielding MHLTRRHFLQTASLALASAHTHVFAAEDPLIESIEKVVLKTPTLPKGTWFHPRACMVGKKAFMTTQPIMGSDHFGHVHWTTSDDLGQTWTDFTPAPPLGWEKLPDGLNEAVCDITPEFHPQTGSVLALGHNVFYRDRGFFRDQPPRWPIYAVWKDGAWGPRRKLVWDDPRATEIYSNNCGQRHVLPDGDVLMSFTFGVKGKPRSVCGVRCSFDGNELLIKKTGNALTNSVGRGLLEPSLTRFDGRFYLTIRAEDRKGYVAVSDDGLHYEPQQPWTWDDGTPLMTNSTQQHWLTHSDGLFLVYTRRDPTNEKVIRWRAPLWVAQVDPKTLRLIRATERVVLPLIGDGVNAADLVAFNGNFGVCNASPGESWITDGSWCPKTNTGELNLARVKWRKPNGLVGT
- a CDS encoding YHYH protein, whose translation is MKTISMLLLLATSLAAHDLTTNDREALRAHILEEWMEKGARALLPASSGTGGEAAKMNEAERSLRAPLLASTASTLQLAAAAAANAANAPQTAKAFLPFTKLDLRADGEFLYVGSNGLPDHNMMVGITAWQQQVPLPQPYFGENAWRIPLKPVPAKEPAMIKGRFLRGAIALAVNGIPIFNPQNNRGEISYEIGELDEWGGHCGRADDYHYHIAPLHLQAQAGKGMPVAYALDGYPIYGLTEPDGSPVANLDECHGHESPSGYHYHASNKYPYVIGGFHGEVVEAGEQVDPQPRAQGVREALTALRGAKITAFESTSKDSYKLSYDVNGDKRSVSYSIKADGTYPFHFDNGRDGTADEVYTARRQGGGGGRPPGGGGPEGMKGKGKGKGQGKGGREGEMRRGDEPPPRPGEEGGRPPRPQAEVEGILDVNGDGIVTAQEFADNAKANAAKKGTPIADAMMKAKEQFNTFDHNRDGKLDTPELDELAGKAPAGDDPRPRDNEPPAREEMKRGEGGGRGGMQETFVALPDQPRSSDGKFMLNSPVVEDLKNLPIEFTGDGDGISPPLEWIGAPSGTQSFALIMDHVTPDGDKKWYWTVYDIPASAASLPKDSQRIGKLGTGFKGEVGYEPPHSKGPGAKTYVITMYALSEPLKVAGSPGREELIAAMQGKVLASSSLRVVHSSGQVTGAFLPRESNDGPGMAQIPAKSKGGPPGLVKPSIADTMKLNVYADNWFMLYVNGRLVAVDSIQFTPHNVVSVDFLPEYPMIIAVLAKDNADPRTGMEYGTSIGDAGLCIKFADGTVTNATWKAKNFFHGPINADTANPKVIQEPLPANWWTVDFDDSTWKNAKEYTVEEVDPKQPYFENDFEGAKFIWSDDIALDNTVIFRTKVEKPGWTPRWNTKPDLDVSGVPVK